One window from the genome of Papilio machaon chromosome 6, ilPapMach1.1, whole genome shotgun sequence encodes:
- the LOC106715985 gene encoding bifunctional 3'-phosphoadenosine 5'-phosphosulfate synthase isoform X1 — MSLEERNRKVAETFEKFKIDEWGKDNDVKCVQVATNVVEQKHQVSRAKRGKALGSRAFRGSTVWFTGLSGAGKTSIAFALEAYLVSKGIPAYGLDGDNIRTGLNKNLGFSKEDREENIRRVAEVAKLFADSGVVCLCSFVSPFAEDRELARRIHTDSHLPFFEVFIDTPLDVCEQRDTKGLYKKAREGQIKGFTGITQEYERPDAPELVIQTVGRTIEESTMEVISLLESQGIIPRHEARNQEVEELFIYGNRLTSAIEEAATLPQIQLTDLDLQWVQVLSEGWAYPLKGFMRETEYLQALHSNCLTLPDGSLVNQSVPVVLPVTSSVKEQLSGAGALALVHGGRCVAILRSPEFYPHRKQERCCRQYGIYHTGHPYIKMIEESGDWLVGGNLEVFERILWHDGLDSYRLTPNELRRKFRQLGADAVFAFQLRNPIHNGHALLMQDTHRQLIERGFKKPVLLLHPLGGWTKDDDVPLEVRILQHKAVLAERVLDPDSTVLAIFPSPMMYAGPTEVQWHAKCRMNAGANHYIVGRDPAGLPHPAGDGDLYDPRHGAMVLKMAPGLNDLEIIPFRVAAYDTSVGKMAFFDPTRKEDFDFISGTRMRGLAKAGKEPPNGFMASSAWKVLSEYYQSIKSKMDTN; from the exons atgAGTTTGGAAGAAAGGAACAGGAAGGTAGCGGAAACttttgaaaaattcaaaattgatGAATGGGGCAAAGACAACGATGTTAag TGTGTCCAAGTGGCGACCAACGTGGTTGAGCAGAAACACCAGGTGTCTCGAGCCAAGCGCGGCAAAGCGCTCGGCAGCCGCGCCTTCCGCGGCAGCACCGTCTGGTTCACGGGGCTTAGCGGCGCCGGCAAGACCAGCATTGCGTTCGCGCTCGAGGCTTACCTTGTCTCTAAAG GTATCCCAGCGTATGGTCTTGACGGAGATAACATCCGGACTGGTCTGAATAAGAACCTGGGCTTCAGTAAAGAGGACCGCGAAGAAAACATCAGACGTGTGGCAGAGGTAGCCAAACTGTTTGCGGATAGTGGTGTCGTGTGTCTGTGCAGTTTTGTATCGCCTTTTGCTGAG GATCGTGAGTTGGCTCGTCGCATCCATACAGACTCGCATCTGCCATTCTTTGAAGTGTTCATAGACACGCCTCTTGATGTGTGCGAGCAGAGAGATACTAAGGGTCTCTACAAGAAAGCCAGGGAAGGACAAATTAAG GGCTTTACCGGTATTACTCAAGAATATGAAAGACCGGACGCTCCCGAGCTGGTCATACAAACCGTTGGCAGGACTATTGAGGAGTCCACAATGGAAGTTATTTCACTACTTGAATCACAG ggtATTATACCCCGTCACGAGGCGAGGAATCAAGAAGTggaagaattatttatatatggcAACCGGCTCACTAGCGCCATCGAGGAGGCGGCAACACTGCCGCAGATACAGCTCACTGACTTAGATCTGCAGTGGGTTCAA GTACTTTCAGAAGGTTGGGCTTATCCACTGAAAGGATTCATGCGAGAAACAGAATATTTACAA GCGCTACATTCGAACTGTCTGACACTTCCGGACGGTTCTCTGGTGAACCAATCAGTACCGGTGGTGTTGCCAGTGACGAGCAGTGTGAAGGAGCAGTTGTCTGGTGCGGGGGCGCTGGCGCTGGTGCACGGCGGTCGCTGTGTTGCCATACTGAGGAGCCCCGAGTTCTACCCTCACAGGAAGCAGGAGAGATGCTGCAGACAGTACGGGATATATCACACCGGACATCCTTATATTAAG ATGATCGAGGAGTCAGGAGATTGGCTGGTGGGGGGTAACCTGGAGGTGTTTGAGCGCATCCTCTGGCACGACGGTCTGGACTCCTACCGCCTCACACCCAACGAGCTCAGGCGCAAGTTCAGACAGCTCGGTGCTGACGCAGTCTTCGCATTCCag CTCCGCAATCCCATCCACAATGGACACGCGCTGCTCATGCAGGACACACACCGACAACTCATCGAGAGAGGCTTCAAGAAACCTGTTCTCTTACTGCATCCACTAG GTGGGTGGACGAAGGACGACGATGTGCCGCTGGAGGTGCGCATCTTGCAGCACAAGGCGGTGCTGGCAGAGCGAGTGCTGGACCCTGACTCCACTGTTCTCGCCATCTTCCCCTCACCCATGATGTACGCTGGACCCACTgag GTACAATGGCATGCAAAGTGTCGCATGAACGCTGGTGCCAACCATTACATAGTGGGTCGTGACCCCGCCGGCCTCCCCCACCCTGCCGGTGACGGAGACCTCTATGACCCCCGCCATGGTGCCATGGTGCTCAAGATGGCGCCCGGACTCAATGACCTCGAG ATAATTCCATTCCGTGTGGCAGCGTATGACACTTCTGTGGGCAAGATGGCCTTCTTTGATCCAACCAGGAAAGAAGATTTCGACTTTATATCAGGAACAAGGATGCGAG GTTTAGCTAAAGCAGGTAAAGAACCTCCCAATGGATTCATGGCGTCTTCCGCATGGAAAGTATTGTCAGAGTATTATCAATCTATCAAATCCAAAATggatacaaattaa
- the LOC106715985 gene encoding bifunctional 3'-phosphoadenosine 5'-phosphosulfate synthase isoform X2 yields the protein MDGPSRPKKKLKSCVQVATNVVEQKHQVSRAKRGKALGSRAFRGSTVWFTGLSGAGKTSIAFALEAYLVSKGIPAYGLDGDNIRTGLNKNLGFSKEDREENIRRVAEVAKLFADSGVVCLCSFVSPFAEDRELARRIHTDSHLPFFEVFIDTPLDVCEQRDTKGLYKKAREGQIKGFTGITQEYERPDAPELVIQTVGRTIEESTMEVISLLESQGIIPRHEARNQEVEELFIYGNRLTSAIEEAATLPQIQLTDLDLQWVQVLSEGWAYPLKGFMRETEYLQALHSNCLTLPDGSLVNQSVPVVLPVTSSVKEQLSGAGALALVHGGRCVAILRSPEFYPHRKQERCCRQYGIYHTGHPYIKMIEESGDWLVGGNLEVFERILWHDGLDSYRLTPNELRRKFRQLGADAVFAFQLRNPIHNGHALLMQDTHRQLIERGFKKPVLLLHPLGGWTKDDDVPLEVRILQHKAVLAERVLDPDSTVLAIFPSPMMYAGPTEVQWHAKCRMNAGANHYIVGRDPAGLPHPAGDGDLYDPRHGAMVLKMAPGLNDLEIIPFRVAAYDTSVGKMAFFDPTRKEDFDFISGTRMRGLAKAGKEPPNGFMASSAWKVLSEYYQSIKSKMDTN from the exons TGTGTCCAAGTGGCGACCAACGTGGTTGAGCAGAAACACCAGGTGTCTCGAGCCAAGCGCGGCAAAGCGCTCGGCAGCCGCGCCTTCCGCGGCAGCACCGTCTGGTTCACGGGGCTTAGCGGCGCCGGCAAGACCAGCATTGCGTTCGCGCTCGAGGCTTACCTTGTCTCTAAAG GTATCCCAGCGTATGGTCTTGACGGAGATAACATCCGGACTGGTCTGAATAAGAACCTGGGCTTCAGTAAAGAGGACCGCGAAGAAAACATCAGACGTGTGGCAGAGGTAGCCAAACTGTTTGCGGATAGTGGTGTCGTGTGTCTGTGCAGTTTTGTATCGCCTTTTGCTGAG GATCGTGAGTTGGCTCGTCGCATCCATACAGACTCGCATCTGCCATTCTTTGAAGTGTTCATAGACACGCCTCTTGATGTGTGCGAGCAGAGAGATACTAAGGGTCTCTACAAGAAAGCCAGGGAAGGACAAATTAAG GGCTTTACCGGTATTACTCAAGAATATGAAAGACCGGACGCTCCCGAGCTGGTCATACAAACCGTTGGCAGGACTATTGAGGAGTCCACAATGGAAGTTATTTCACTACTTGAATCACAG ggtATTATACCCCGTCACGAGGCGAGGAATCAAGAAGTggaagaattatttatatatggcAACCGGCTCACTAGCGCCATCGAGGAGGCGGCAACACTGCCGCAGATACAGCTCACTGACTTAGATCTGCAGTGGGTTCAA GTACTTTCAGAAGGTTGGGCTTATCCACTGAAAGGATTCATGCGAGAAACAGAATATTTACAA GCGCTACATTCGAACTGTCTGACACTTCCGGACGGTTCTCTGGTGAACCAATCAGTACCGGTGGTGTTGCCAGTGACGAGCAGTGTGAAGGAGCAGTTGTCTGGTGCGGGGGCGCTGGCGCTGGTGCACGGCGGTCGCTGTGTTGCCATACTGAGGAGCCCCGAGTTCTACCCTCACAGGAAGCAGGAGAGATGCTGCAGACAGTACGGGATATATCACACCGGACATCCTTATATTAAG ATGATCGAGGAGTCAGGAGATTGGCTGGTGGGGGGTAACCTGGAGGTGTTTGAGCGCATCCTCTGGCACGACGGTCTGGACTCCTACCGCCTCACACCCAACGAGCTCAGGCGCAAGTTCAGACAGCTCGGTGCTGACGCAGTCTTCGCATTCCag CTCCGCAATCCCATCCACAATGGACACGCGCTGCTCATGCAGGACACACACCGACAACTCATCGAGAGAGGCTTCAAGAAACCTGTTCTCTTACTGCATCCACTAG GTGGGTGGACGAAGGACGACGATGTGCCGCTGGAGGTGCGCATCTTGCAGCACAAGGCGGTGCTGGCAGAGCGAGTGCTGGACCCTGACTCCACTGTTCTCGCCATCTTCCCCTCACCCATGATGTACGCTGGACCCACTgag GTACAATGGCATGCAAAGTGTCGCATGAACGCTGGTGCCAACCATTACATAGTGGGTCGTGACCCCGCCGGCCTCCCCCACCCTGCCGGTGACGGAGACCTCTATGACCCCCGCCATGGTGCCATGGTGCTCAAGATGGCGCCCGGACTCAATGACCTCGAG ATAATTCCATTCCGTGTGGCAGCGTATGACACTTCTGTGGGCAAGATGGCCTTCTTTGATCCAACCAGGAAAGAAGATTTCGACTTTATATCAGGAACAAGGATGCGAG GTTTAGCTAAAGCAGGTAAAGAACCTCCCAATGGATTCATGGCGTCTTCCGCATGGAAAGTATTGTCAGAGTATTATCAATCTATCAAATCCAAAATggatacaaattaa